A part of Anabas testudineus chromosome 7, fAnaTes1.2, whole genome shotgun sequence genomic DNA contains:
- the znf512b gene encoding zinc finger protein 512B isoform X1, which yields MESPSGPRLGKLSSSGLPRSRNPKHGHPQEPVRTTPGPENNNKHSPVCDEPAEGKRKGRPKAEVQELRSIPAHMIVQWKEEFKRRSRVKCPCSGCWLEFPSIYGVKYHYQRCQGATIAEKLSHGCPYCEAVFATKVRLQKHKLWNHPDRACMEPKDEQAKLQKTPVKSNPKKRPMENSPPSPVFFKVKKTHEVSTPALNGELTHQKSERKQHSNSQPSQQIHQSQPVQPQSLQSQSQSTSSDAGGSESEGGSLPPSYPDEDPERMRHRRKQKTPKKFTGEQPSISGTFGLKGMTKVEEKLKAGRMKRSEGSGNSEECQRRPSSSHSSKKDSATASSGAVPDTQWQRAISERGEVVCPTCSIVTRKTIHGLKKHMEICQKLQDALKCKQCHKQFRSKAGLNYHTMAEHSTKPSGSEGQTGDEHEERERLRRVLKQMGRIKCPSEGCSAHFSSLMGYQYHQKRCGGEFSDDEKPVFLCQHCGKTYRSKAGRDYHVRTEHSPAITTTMASTTTTNNKDNITDTNNNTGKERVVSEVSPSGGKKEQSQPEKKDWQEKVLSSQLKEKEREVREKERGKEKERERDQDKTAQNEKPGDDFERTPSGRVRRRSAQVAVFHLQEIAEDELAKDWGTKRRIKDDLVPDSKRLNYTRPGLPNFSPELLETWKNQVKEKGFICCTNENCEAVYSSVSGLKAHLANCSQGGRELGKYTCLICQKEFSSESGVKYHISKTHSQNWFRAAASQVVSSSKSKPPENNGIKAEVRNGATTGKKRGRKPKERPPVVAPPQTKTEALATTQNSAASVIPSSGPTQSPTLIPDPTDSSKSVLNRQSIPSAARRSKPKRLSLSE from the exons GTCCAGTGTGTGATGAGCCAGCAGAGGGGAAGAGGAAAGGTCGTCCTAAAGCAGAAGTGCAGGAACTGAGAAGCATCCCT GCCCATATGATAGTACAATGGAAGGAAGAGTTTAAGCGCCGCTCCAGGGTTAAGTGTCCGTGTTCAGGCTGCTGGTTAGAGTTTCCCAGCATCTATGGCGTCAAGTACCACTATCAACGCTGCCAGGGG GCCACCATAGCTGAGAAGCTGAGTCATGGCTGTCCCTACTGTGAAGCAGTCTTTGCCACAAAGGTGCGCCTGCAGAAGCACAAGCTGTGGAACCACCCAGACAGGGCTTGTATGGAGCCCAAGGACGAGCAGGCTAAACTTCAAAAGACTCCTGTCAAGTCCAACCCCAAGAAAAG GCCCATGGAGAACAGTCCCCCCTCTCCGGTGTTCTTCAAAGTGAAAAAGACCCATGAGGTGTCCACTCCTGCTCTAAACGGGGAGCTGACCCACCAGAAAAGTGAGAGGAAACAGCACAGCAACAGCCAGCCTTCACAACAGATTCACCAGTCCCAGCCAGTCCAGCCTCAGTCCCTGCAGTCCCAGTCCCAAAGCACGTCATCTGATGCAGGGGGCAGTGAAAGTGAGGGGGGCAGCCTTCCACCTTCTTACCCTGACGAAGACCCGGAGCGAATGAGGCACA GACGGAAGCAGAAAACGCCTAAGAAATTTACAGGGGAGCAGCCTTCTATATCTGGAACATTTGGATTGAAAG GTATGACTAAGGTAGAGGAGAAGCTGAAAGCGGGCCGTATGAAGAGATCAGAGGGGAGTGGAAACAGTGAGGAGTGTCAGAGAAGACCTTCTTCAAGTCACTCCTCCAAGAAGGACTCAGCCACAGCCAGCTCTG GTGCTGTTCCTGATACCCAATGGCAGCGAGCAATCTCAGAGCGTGGTGAGGTGGTGTGTCCCACCTGCTCCATCGTCACTAGGAAAACAATCCATGGCCTCAAGAAACACATGGAGATTTGCCAGAAG CTCCAGGATGCCCTGAAGTGCAAACAGTGCCACAAACAATTCAGGTCCAAGGCTGGCCTCAACTACCACACCATGGCTGAGCACAGCACCAAG CCCTCAGGGAGTGAAGGCCAGACGGGCGATGAgcatgaagagagagaaaggctgCGACGGGTGCTCAAACAGATGGGACGAATCAAGTGTCCTAGTGAG GGCTGCTCAGCCCACTTTTCCAGTCTGATGGGGTACCAGTATCACCAGAAGCGTTGTGGAGGAGAGTTTTCTGATGATGAGAAGCCTGTGTTTCTATGCCAGCATTGTGGAAAAACCTACCGCTCCAAGGCTGGCAGAGATTACCATGTGCGTACCGAACACTCTCCCGCTATTACCACCACCATGGCATCCAcaaccaccaccaacaacaaggACAATATCACTGACACCAACAACAATACCGGCAAAGAGAGG GTGGTCTCTGAGGTGTCCCCATCAGGAGGCAAGAAAGAGCAAAGCCAACCTGAGAAGAAGGACTGGCAGGAGAAAGTACTGTCCAGCCAACTTAAGGAGAAGGAAAGGGAAgtcagggagaaagagaggggaaaagaaaaggagagggagCGAGACCAagacaaaacagcacagaatgAGAAGCCAGGAGATGATTTTGAACGGACCCCCAGTGGCAGAGTGAGGCGCCGGTCAGCTCAGGTAGCAGTGTTCCACCTGCAAGAAATAGCAGAGGATGAGCTGGCCAAAGACTGGGGCACCAAGCGTCGCATCAAGGATGACCTGGTACCTGACAGTAAGAGA TTAAACTACACCCGTCCTGGCCTCCCCAACTTCAGCCCAGAGCTATTAGAGACTTGGAAGAACCAAGTCAAGGAGAAGGGATTTATCTGCTGCACCAATGAA aACTGTGAAGCTGTCTACTCCAGTGTGTCAGGACTAAAAGCCCACCTTGCCAACTGCAGCCAG GGTGGTAGAGAACTGGGGAAGTACACCTGTCTGATCTGTCAGAAAGAGTTTAGCTCAGAGAGCGGGGTGAAGTACCACATCAGTAAGACACACTCACAG AACTGGTTTCGGGCAGCAGCCAGTCAAGTTGTCTCCAGTAGCAAGAGCAAACCACCAGAGAACAATGGGATCAAAGCAGAGGTGAGAAATGGCGCCACCACTGGTAAGAAGAGAGGCCGCAAGCCCAAAGAGCGGCCCCCTGTAGTTGCGCCTCctcaaacaaaaactgaagcaCTTGCCACTACTCAAAACTCAGCAGCTTCCGTGATTCCTTCCTCGGGCCCAACACAATCCCCCACCCTGATCCCTGACCCAACGGACAGTTCTAAGTCAGTCCTAAATAGACAGTCAATCCCCTCTGCCGCCAGACGAAGCAAACCCAAGAGGCTGTCATTGTCAGAGTAG
- the znf512b gene encoding zinc finger protein 512B isoform X3: protein MESPSGPRLGKLSSSGLPRSRNPKHGHPQEPVRTTPGPENNNKHSPVCDEPAEGKRKGRPKAEVQELRSIPATIAEKLSHGCPYCEAVFATKVRLQKHKLWNHPDRACMEPKDEQAKLQKTPVKSNPKKRPMENSPPSPVFFKVKKTHEVSTPALNGELTHQKSERKQHSNSQPSQQIHQSQPVQPQSLQSQSQSTSSDAGGSESEGGSLPPSYPDEDPERMRHRRKQKTPKKFTGEQPSISGTFGLKGMTKVEEKLKAGRMKRSEGSGNSEECQRRPSSSHSSKKDSATASSGAVPDTQWQRAISERGEVVCPTCSIVTRKTIHGLKKHMEICQKLQDALKCKQCHKQFRSKAGLNYHTMAEHSTKPSGSEGQTGDEHEERERLRRVLKQMGRIKCPSEGCSAHFSSLMGYQYHQKRCGGEFSDDEKPVFLCQHCGKTYRSKAGRDYHVRTEHSPAITTTMASTTTTNNKDNITDTNNNTGKERVVSEVSPSGGKKEQSQPEKKDWQEKVLSSQLKEKEREVREKERGKEKERERDQDKTAQNEKPGDDFERTPSGRVRRRSAQVAVFHLQEIAEDELAKDWGTKRRIKDDLVPDSKRLNYTRPGLPNFSPELLETWKNQVKEKGFICCTNENCEAVYSSVSGLKAHLANCSQGGRELGKYTCLICQKEFSSESGVKYHISKTHSQNWFRAAASQVVSSSKSKPPENNGIKAEVRNGATTGKKRGRKPKERPPVVAPPQTKTEALATTQNSAASVIPSSGPTQSPTLIPDPTDSSKSVLNRQSIPSAARRSKPKRLSLSE from the exons GTCCAGTGTGTGATGAGCCAGCAGAGGGGAAGAGGAAAGGTCGTCCTAAAGCAGAAGTGCAGGAACTGAGAAGCATCCCT GCCACCATAGCTGAGAAGCTGAGTCATGGCTGTCCCTACTGTGAAGCAGTCTTTGCCACAAAGGTGCGCCTGCAGAAGCACAAGCTGTGGAACCACCCAGACAGGGCTTGTATGGAGCCCAAGGACGAGCAGGCTAAACTTCAAAAGACTCCTGTCAAGTCCAACCCCAAGAAAAG GCCCATGGAGAACAGTCCCCCCTCTCCGGTGTTCTTCAAAGTGAAAAAGACCCATGAGGTGTCCACTCCTGCTCTAAACGGGGAGCTGACCCACCAGAAAAGTGAGAGGAAACAGCACAGCAACAGCCAGCCTTCACAACAGATTCACCAGTCCCAGCCAGTCCAGCCTCAGTCCCTGCAGTCCCAGTCCCAAAGCACGTCATCTGATGCAGGGGGCAGTGAAAGTGAGGGGGGCAGCCTTCCACCTTCTTACCCTGACGAAGACCCGGAGCGAATGAGGCACA GACGGAAGCAGAAAACGCCTAAGAAATTTACAGGGGAGCAGCCTTCTATATCTGGAACATTTGGATTGAAAG GTATGACTAAGGTAGAGGAGAAGCTGAAAGCGGGCCGTATGAAGAGATCAGAGGGGAGTGGAAACAGTGAGGAGTGTCAGAGAAGACCTTCTTCAAGTCACTCCTCCAAGAAGGACTCAGCCACAGCCAGCTCTG GTGCTGTTCCTGATACCCAATGGCAGCGAGCAATCTCAGAGCGTGGTGAGGTGGTGTGTCCCACCTGCTCCATCGTCACTAGGAAAACAATCCATGGCCTCAAGAAACACATGGAGATTTGCCAGAAG CTCCAGGATGCCCTGAAGTGCAAACAGTGCCACAAACAATTCAGGTCCAAGGCTGGCCTCAACTACCACACCATGGCTGAGCACAGCACCAAG CCCTCAGGGAGTGAAGGCCAGACGGGCGATGAgcatgaagagagagaaaggctgCGACGGGTGCTCAAACAGATGGGACGAATCAAGTGTCCTAGTGAG GGCTGCTCAGCCCACTTTTCCAGTCTGATGGGGTACCAGTATCACCAGAAGCGTTGTGGAGGAGAGTTTTCTGATGATGAGAAGCCTGTGTTTCTATGCCAGCATTGTGGAAAAACCTACCGCTCCAAGGCTGGCAGAGATTACCATGTGCGTACCGAACACTCTCCCGCTATTACCACCACCATGGCATCCAcaaccaccaccaacaacaaggACAATATCACTGACACCAACAACAATACCGGCAAAGAGAGG GTGGTCTCTGAGGTGTCCCCATCAGGAGGCAAGAAAGAGCAAAGCCAACCTGAGAAGAAGGACTGGCAGGAGAAAGTACTGTCCAGCCAACTTAAGGAGAAGGAAAGGGAAgtcagggagaaagagaggggaaaagaaaaggagagggagCGAGACCAagacaaaacagcacagaatgAGAAGCCAGGAGATGATTTTGAACGGACCCCCAGTGGCAGAGTGAGGCGCCGGTCAGCTCAGGTAGCAGTGTTCCACCTGCAAGAAATAGCAGAGGATGAGCTGGCCAAAGACTGGGGCACCAAGCGTCGCATCAAGGATGACCTGGTACCTGACAGTAAGAGA TTAAACTACACCCGTCCTGGCCTCCCCAACTTCAGCCCAGAGCTATTAGAGACTTGGAAGAACCAAGTCAAGGAGAAGGGATTTATCTGCTGCACCAATGAA aACTGTGAAGCTGTCTACTCCAGTGTGTCAGGACTAAAAGCCCACCTTGCCAACTGCAGCCAG GGTGGTAGAGAACTGGGGAAGTACACCTGTCTGATCTGTCAGAAAGAGTTTAGCTCAGAGAGCGGGGTGAAGTACCACATCAGTAAGACACACTCACAG AACTGGTTTCGGGCAGCAGCCAGTCAAGTTGTCTCCAGTAGCAAGAGCAAACCACCAGAGAACAATGGGATCAAAGCAGAGGTGAGAAATGGCGCCACCACTGGTAAGAAGAGAGGCCGCAAGCCCAAAGAGCGGCCCCCTGTAGTTGCGCCTCctcaaacaaaaactgaagcaCTTGCCACTACTCAAAACTCAGCAGCTTCCGTGATTCCTTCCTCGGGCCCAACACAATCCCCCACCCTGATCCCTGACCCAACGGACAGTTCTAAGTCAGTCCTAAATAGACAGTCAATCCCCTCTGCCGCCAGACGAAGCAAACCCAAGAGGCTGTCATTGTCAGAGTAG
- the znf512b gene encoding zinc finger protein 512B isoform X2, with product MESPSGPRLGKLSSSGLPRSRNPKHGHPQEPVRTTPGPENNNKHSPVCDEPAEGKRKGRPKAEVQELRSIPAHMIVQWKEEFKRRSRVKCPCSGCWLEFPSIYGVKYHYQRCQGATIAEKLSHGCPYCEAVFATKVRLQKHKLWNHPDRACMEPKDEQAKLQKTPVKSNPKKRPMENSPPSPVFFKVKKTHEVSTPALNGELTHQKSERKQHSNSQPSQQIHQSQPVQPQSLQSQSQSTSSDAGGSESEGGSLPPSYPDEDPERMRHRRKQKTPKKFTGEQPSISGTFGLKGMTKVEEKLKAGRMKRSEGSGNSEECQRRPSSSHSSKKDSATASSGAVPDTQWQRAISERGEVVCPTCSIVTRKTIHGLKKHMEICQKLQDALKCKQCHKQFRSKAGLNYHTMAEHSTKPSGSEGQTGDEHEERERLRRVLKQMGRIKCPSEHCGKTYRSKAGRDYHVRTEHSPAITTTMASTTTTNNKDNITDTNNNTGKERVVSEVSPSGGKKEQSQPEKKDWQEKVLSSQLKEKEREVREKERGKEKERERDQDKTAQNEKPGDDFERTPSGRVRRRSAQVAVFHLQEIAEDELAKDWGTKRRIKDDLVPDSKRLNYTRPGLPNFSPELLETWKNQVKEKGFICCTNENCEAVYSSVSGLKAHLANCSQGGRELGKYTCLICQKEFSSESGVKYHISKTHSQNWFRAAASQVVSSSKSKPPENNGIKAEVRNGATTGKKRGRKPKERPPVVAPPQTKTEALATTQNSAASVIPSSGPTQSPTLIPDPTDSSKSVLNRQSIPSAARRSKPKRLSLSE from the exons GTCCAGTGTGTGATGAGCCAGCAGAGGGGAAGAGGAAAGGTCGTCCTAAAGCAGAAGTGCAGGAACTGAGAAGCATCCCT GCCCATATGATAGTACAATGGAAGGAAGAGTTTAAGCGCCGCTCCAGGGTTAAGTGTCCGTGTTCAGGCTGCTGGTTAGAGTTTCCCAGCATCTATGGCGTCAAGTACCACTATCAACGCTGCCAGGGG GCCACCATAGCTGAGAAGCTGAGTCATGGCTGTCCCTACTGTGAAGCAGTCTTTGCCACAAAGGTGCGCCTGCAGAAGCACAAGCTGTGGAACCACCCAGACAGGGCTTGTATGGAGCCCAAGGACGAGCAGGCTAAACTTCAAAAGACTCCTGTCAAGTCCAACCCCAAGAAAAG GCCCATGGAGAACAGTCCCCCCTCTCCGGTGTTCTTCAAAGTGAAAAAGACCCATGAGGTGTCCACTCCTGCTCTAAACGGGGAGCTGACCCACCAGAAAAGTGAGAGGAAACAGCACAGCAACAGCCAGCCTTCACAACAGATTCACCAGTCCCAGCCAGTCCAGCCTCAGTCCCTGCAGTCCCAGTCCCAAAGCACGTCATCTGATGCAGGGGGCAGTGAAAGTGAGGGGGGCAGCCTTCCACCTTCTTACCCTGACGAAGACCCGGAGCGAATGAGGCACA GACGGAAGCAGAAAACGCCTAAGAAATTTACAGGGGAGCAGCCTTCTATATCTGGAACATTTGGATTGAAAG GTATGACTAAGGTAGAGGAGAAGCTGAAAGCGGGCCGTATGAAGAGATCAGAGGGGAGTGGAAACAGTGAGGAGTGTCAGAGAAGACCTTCTTCAAGTCACTCCTCCAAGAAGGACTCAGCCACAGCCAGCTCTG GTGCTGTTCCTGATACCCAATGGCAGCGAGCAATCTCAGAGCGTGGTGAGGTGGTGTGTCCCACCTGCTCCATCGTCACTAGGAAAACAATCCATGGCCTCAAGAAACACATGGAGATTTGCCAGAAG CTCCAGGATGCCCTGAAGTGCAAACAGTGCCACAAACAATTCAGGTCCAAGGCTGGCCTCAACTACCACACCATGGCTGAGCACAGCACCAAG CCCTCAGGGAGTGAAGGCCAGACGGGCGATGAgcatgaagagagagaaaggctgCGACGGGTGCTCAAACAGATGGGACGAATCAAGTGTCCTAGTGAG CATTGTGGAAAAACCTACCGCTCCAAGGCTGGCAGAGATTACCATGTGCGTACCGAACACTCTCCCGCTATTACCACCACCATGGCATCCAcaaccaccaccaacaacaaggACAATATCACTGACACCAACAACAATACCGGCAAAGAGAGG GTGGTCTCTGAGGTGTCCCCATCAGGAGGCAAGAAAGAGCAAAGCCAACCTGAGAAGAAGGACTGGCAGGAGAAAGTACTGTCCAGCCAACTTAAGGAGAAGGAAAGGGAAgtcagggagaaagagaggggaaaagaaaaggagagggagCGAGACCAagacaaaacagcacagaatgAGAAGCCAGGAGATGATTTTGAACGGACCCCCAGTGGCAGAGTGAGGCGCCGGTCAGCTCAGGTAGCAGTGTTCCACCTGCAAGAAATAGCAGAGGATGAGCTGGCCAAAGACTGGGGCACCAAGCGTCGCATCAAGGATGACCTGGTACCTGACAGTAAGAGA TTAAACTACACCCGTCCTGGCCTCCCCAACTTCAGCCCAGAGCTATTAGAGACTTGGAAGAACCAAGTCAAGGAGAAGGGATTTATCTGCTGCACCAATGAA aACTGTGAAGCTGTCTACTCCAGTGTGTCAGGACTAAAAGCCCACCTTGCCAACTGCAGCCAG GGTGGTAGAGAACTGGGGAAGTACACCTGTCTGATCTGTCAGAAAGAGTTTAGCTCAGAGAGCGGGGTGAAGTACCACATCAGTAAGACACACTCACAG AACTGGTTTCGGGCAGCAGCCAGTCAAGTTGTCTCCAGTAGCAAGAGCAAACCACCAGAGAACAATGGGATCAAAGCAGAGGTGAGAAATGGCGCCACCACTGGTAAGAAGAGAGGCCGCAAGCCCAAAGAGCGGCCCCCTGTAGTTGCGCCTCctcaaacaaaaactgaagcaCTTGCCACTACTCAAAACTCAGCAGCTTCCGTGATTCCTTCCTCGGGCCCAACACAATCCCCCACCCTGATCCCTGACCCAACGGACAGTTCTAAGTCAGTCCTAAATAGACAGTCAATCCCCTCTGCCGCCAGACGAAGCAAACCCAAGAGGCTGTCATTGTCAGAGTAG